From the genome of Biomphalaria glabrata chromosome 1, xgBioGlab47.1, whole genome shotgun sequence, one region includes:
- the LOC106079556 gene encoding dual specificity mitogen-activated protein kinase kinase 5-like: MSEPPFTIRIRSENNQDMDWFVNPDEVTFRQTLEVFSQIIPDSSPTAFEYEDEDGDRITVRSDEEMRDMFSYYFRELSDEDRDRGLFPPLIIFPKQPKTPQIRNIHGLKVRTGSQAEEKTVSMGRQQMNILNKNPAGVGFESILSCGEITKESLHYERMIGAGNGGQVYKAIHKPTGKIMAVKEIEVHIAVPEQRQIILELEILYKCNCRMIISFYGAFFFENRISICTEFMDGGSLDLYMPVNELVLGQISLSVIEGMLYMWNLKILHRDIKPYNILVNTAGQVKLCDFGVSTQLVKSIATTFLGTNVYMAPERLQGHDYGIPAEVWSLGVTLFELATGKLPFATLNTNERNSVLQPIEIMKVIIEEPQIKLPMGQFSQNLIDFVNRCLHKMPALRLSGQDLLSHPFMRSQQSLIPSVISQLVSTKKQFLNNS; encoded by the exons atgtCTGAACCCCCATTTACCATTCGTATACGTTCTGAAAATAATCAAGACATGGATTGGTTTGTTAATCCAGATGAAGTAACATTCCGACAAACAttg GAAGTTTTCTCACAGATTATTCCAGACTCATCACCAACAGCTTTTGAAT ATGAGGATGAAGATGGTGACAGAATTACAGTCCGCAGTGATGAGGAAATGAGAGATATGTTTAGCTAT TATTTCAGGGAACTCAGCGATGAAGACAGAGACAGAGGATTGTTTCCACCTTTGATTATTTTTCCAAAAC AACCTAAAACGCCACAAATTAGAAATATCCATGGGTTAAAG GTTAGAACTGGTAGTCAGGCAGAGGAAAAAACAGTTTCAATGGGGCGTCAACAGATGAATATTTTGAATAAGAA CCCAGCAGGAGTTGGGTTTGAGAGTATATTGAGCTGTGGTGAAATTACCAAAGAATCGTTACACTATGAACGAATGATTGGTGCTGGAAATGGTGGACAGGTTTACAA agctATACATAAACCTACTGGAAAGATTATGGCTGTTAAG GAAATAGAAGTTCATATTGCAGTGCCTGAACAAAGACAGATCATTTTGGAATTAGAAATTCTTTACAAG TGTAATTGTCGCATGATCATATCATTCTACGGGGCTTTCTTTTTTGAAAACAGAATCTCAATCTGTACTGAGTTTATGGatg gtggGTCTCTGGATCTTTATATGCCAGTGAATGAGTTAGTTTTGGGCCAGATAAGCTTGTCTGTTATTGAAGGGATGCTGTACATGTGGAACCTTAAAATATTACATCGAG ATATTAAACCCTACAATATACTTGTCAATACAGCTGGCCAGGTCAAACTTTGCGACTTTGGAGTCAGTACACAG CTTGTCAAATCTATTGCCACAACATTCCTTGGTACTAACGTTTACATGGCT CCGGAAAGACTACAAGGACATGATTATGGTATACCTGCTGAAGTGTGGAGCTTAGGGGTAACATTATTTGAG ttggcGACTGGAAAATTGCCTTTTGCTACT TTAAATACAAATGAACGGAATTCTGTGTTACAGCCAATAGAAATAATGAAAGTCATTATTGAAGAG CCTCAAATCAAGCTTCCTATGGGCCAGTTTTCTCAAAATCTAATTGACTTTGTTAATAGATG CCTTCACAAAATGCCAGCGTTACGACTCTCAGGGCAGGATTTGTTA agtCATCCATTTATGCGCAGTCAACAAAGTTTAATACCTTCTGTCATCTCTCAACTTGTTTCCaccaaaaaacaatttttaaataactcCTAG
- the LOC106079604 gene encoding NADH dehydrogenase [ubiquinone] iron-sulfur protein 4, mitochondrial-like, whose protein sequence is MASAMSTKILGPLRLSKQLISASFCRSKSDLTAATGHTFTEYEKQRDKKDVSIIVNEKMDISAISGVPEEHIKTRTVRIFVPARNTMQSGTYNTRRWRMEFDSRERWENPLMGWISTGDPLSNLEVNFNSKEDAISFCEKNGWDWFVEEEKKPKMVKKSYGANFAWNKRTRVSTK, encoded by the exons ATGGCGTcggcaatgtcaactaagattCTGGGACCTCTTCGACTGTCAAAGCAATTGATAAGTGCCAG TTTTTGCAGGTCAAAATCAGATTTAACTGCGGCCACTGGACATACTTTCACTGAATATGAAAAACAGAGAGACAAGAAAGATGTCTCAATAATTGTGAATGAGAAA ATGGACATTTCGGCTATAAGTGGAGTGCCGGAAGAGCACATAAAGACCAGAACTGTCAGAATATTTGTTCCTGCTCGTAATACAATGCAGTCAGGAACCTATAACACACGCAGGTGGAGAATGGAGTTTGATTCACGAGAAAGATGGGAAAACCCATTAATGGGCTGGATTTCAAC TGGTGATCCTTTGTCTAATCTTGAAGTCAACTTCAACAGTAAGGAAGATGCCATTTCATTTTGTGAGAAAAATG GCTGGGATTGGTTTGTCGAGGAAGAGAAGAAACCAAAAATGGTCAAGAAATCGTATGGTGCCAACTTTGCTTGGAATAAAAGAACCAGAGTTTCTACCAAGTAG